A part of Prolixibacteraceae bacterium genomic DNA contains:
- a CDS encoding lysophospholipid acyltransferase family protein has product MNKVKYAPFYLASLLPFRILYIISDIGFILLYWVIRYRRDVVSSNLMHAFPEKTIEERKKIERGFYRHFCDMFLEMLKVLTVSEESIKKRYVVENSEYIEDLFRQKKSVVLYATHHANWEWFSIFPLSISHHVTAFYKPLRNSYFDGLMLLLRERFGVECIPSKKGYRACLKQRRDGVVALNCIIGDQSPKESSGSYRTTFLNRETSFFTGADVIAKKTNQCLVYPQYSKVKRGYYRVTLKEIHHSPSEVNDFSLIDRYVELLEESLHAYPEMWLWSHKRWKR; this is encoded by the coding sequence ATGAACAAAGTTAAGTATGCCCCTTTTTATCTAGCTTCTCTTCTCCCTTTTAGGATATTATATATAATTTCTGATATTGGATTCATCCTTTTATATTGGGTTATACGATATCGTCGTGATGTTGTTTCTTCTAACTTGATGCATGCATTTCCAGAGAAAACAATCGAAGAACGGAAGAAGATAGAACGTGGTTTTTATCGTCATTTTTGTGATATGTTCTTAGAGATGTTAAAAGTGCTTACAGTCTCTGAAGAGTCGATAAAAAAACGATATGTTGTAGAGAATAGTGAATATATCGAGGATCTTTTTCGTCAAAAGAAGAGTGTTGTTCTATATGCAACACATCATGCTAATTGGGAGTGGTTTTCGATTTTTCCATTAAGTATATCCCATCATGTGACAGCTTTCTATAAGCCTCTTCGAAATAGTTATTTTGATGGATTGATGTTATTATTACGTGAGCGTTTTGGGGTGGAGTGTATCCCATCAAAGAAGGGGTATCGGGCTTGTTTAAAACAGCGTAGAGACGGTGTTGTGGCTTTAAATTGTATTATAGGTGACCAGTCTCCAAAAGAGAGTTCTGGTTCATATCGTACTACTTTCTTAAATAGAGAGACATCATTTTTTACTGGGGCTGATGTTATTGCAAAAAAGACAAACCAATGTTTGGTTTATCCTCAATATTCTAAAGTGAAGCGTGGTTACTACCGTGTGACGTTAAAAGAGATTCATCACTCTCCTTCAGAGGTGAATGATTTCTCACTGATAGATCGATATGTTGAATTGTTAGAGGAGTCATTGCATGCATATCCCGAAATGTGGTTGTGGAGTCATAAGCGTTGGAAAAGATAA
- a CDS encoding TonB-dependent receptor, whose translation MKQTTFLTLITTLLCVTTYAQKLGKDTISIHEVAIHANQIHPRENALQLDVPLKYIPTATSTISGKTLEELDIHSINEAFDYTTGVKTRMNYGGFQTFRLRGFDKPVVMQDGQIDYRMVYSSSAPMTSLSNVSKVEFIKGPASALYGGSSVGGIINIVRKSPWDKEEGRISFNTGSYNTNDFQLNYCKQISPKLAIRLDGNILRSDGWRDNGVNKNNLYFALGWKASDKDELQLRLGAFDDQYDTEAGTPAFKNDIFSSKNDTKIYNKGELPSNMSPDQRYNDPTDFLKSKNQNIYLSWKHQFTHNNYLDLTASFNNDDIDYFSTEELTYITSDTEEKDHYYMKGDQKQYIDINQIKRSYPLRFQHKTKTIQSTLAFHSTFNLLGMKHHTASGINYFQTFRDSYTGYGKDDVWGPGEHAVISVENPILNQGEIHHKLSAVNTYDDVIVGINVQDLIDVTKHFKIMIGGRLDNFFFNKEVAKVDEHKNKSNIDNKGSYTDHAFSYKLGMVYEVANNVSLFGSVSNFYKPYRETYNANYIYKDTNGNKITPSGDDKIFDPETGIQYELGIKVERNNLSAQATAYKITKNNIKSYLGKEDNKKVYGQIGEINSTGLELDITYYVTKALDINGGYGYNKTLDSKDQQGAFSPQNTAYGRVRYKLSQGMFKGLSAWWGMVYTDTQFSDSGNTYLLPSSTVQNIGLRLDKKHYWIQANVKNLTDQLYYNSAVYSNQYIASPGRNWSVTLGLKL comes from the coding sequence ATGAAACAAACAACATTTTTAACGCTAATCACTACACTTCTCTGTGTCACCACCTACGCACAGAAACTAGGAAAAGACACGATTTCGATTCATGAAGTAGCAATTCATGCCAATCAAATTCATCCTCGTGAAAATGCGCTCCAACTTGATGTTCCACTCAAGTACATTCCAACTGCAACCAGCACTATTTCAGGAAAAACTTTAGAAGAATTAGATATCCACAGTATCAATGAAGCTTTTGATTATACCACTGGTGTTAAAACAAGAATGAACTATGGCGGATTTCAAACTTTCCGTTTGAGAGGTTTTGACAAACCGGTAGTCATGCAAGATGGACAAATTGATTATCGTATGGTCTATTCTAGCAGTGCTCCTATGACTTCACTATCAAACGTCTCAAAAGTAGAATTCATCAAAGGACCTGCATCGGCATTATATGGAGGCTCATCAGTTGGTGGTATTATTAATATTGTGCGAAAATCACCATGGGATAAAGAAGAAGGGCGAATATCTTTTAATACTGGATCATATAACACCAATGACTTCCAACTAAATTACTGTAAACAGATTAGTCCCAAACTAGCCATTCGCCTTGACGGGAATATACTCCGATCAGATGGATGGAGAGATAATGGTGTCAATAAAAACAATCTATATTTTGCTTTAGGTTGGAAAGCTTCAGATAAGGATGAGTTACAATTACGCCTTGGAGCTTTTGATGATCAGTATGATACAGAAGCAGGAACTCCAGCATTCAAAAATGACATATTCAGCAGTAAAAACGACACAAAGATATACAACAAAGGGGAGCTACCAAGTAATATGAGCCCTGACCAGAGGTACAATGATCCTACAGATTTTCTAAAATCAAAGAATCAAAATATCTACTTATCTTGGAAACATCAGTTCACCCACAATAATTACCTAGACCTGACCGCATCTTTCAACAATGATGATATAGACTATTTTTCCACTGAAGAATTGACTTATATCACTTCAGATACAGAGGAGAAAGACCACTACTACATGAAAGGTGATCAGAAACAATATATCGACATCAATCAAATTAAACGAAGCTACCCACTTAGATTTCAACACAAAACAAAAACAATACAATCCACACTTGCATTTCATTCAACATTTAATCTGTTGGGGATGAAACATCACACTGCTAGTGGCATCAACTATTTCCAAACGTTCCGTGATTCATATACAGGATATGGCAAAGATGATGTTTGGGGACCAGGAGAACATGCAGTTATATCTGTTGAGAATCCCATATTGAATCAAGGAGAGATACACCACAAACTATCTGCTGTAAACACCTATGATGATGTTATTGTAGGGATCAACGTGCAAGATCTTATTGATGTCACCAAACATTTTAAGATTATGATAGGCGGAAGATTAGATAACTTCTTCTTCAATAAAGAGGTAGCAAAAGTAGATGAGCATAAAAACAAAAGTAATATCGATAACAAAGGATCATATACCGATCATGCTTTCTCCTATAAGCTAGGTATGGTCTATGAAGTAGCAAACAATGTATCGCTCTTTGGATCTGTTTCTAACTTCTACAAACCTTATAGAGAGACATACAATGCGAACTATATCTACAAAGACACCAATGGAAACAAGATAACACCATCAGGAGATGACAAAATATTTGATCCTGAGACCGGTATCCAATATGAACTAGGGATAAAGGTCGAACGTAATAATTTATCTGCTCAAGCAACAGCATATAAAATCACCAAGAACAATATCAAGTCTTATTTAGGAAAAGAAGATAATAAAAAAGTTTATGGCCAAATTGGAGAGATAAACTCGACAGGGCTGGAGCTAGATATTACATATTACGTAACAAAAGCATTAGATATAAATGGAGGCTATGGCTACAATAAGACACTAGACTCAAAAGATCAACAAGGAGCTTTTTCTCCTCAAAATACGGCCTATGGTCGTGTGAGATATAAACTATCACAAGGAATGTTTAAAGGCCTCTCGGCATGGTGGGGAATGGTATATACAGACACTCAATTTTCAGATAGTGGCAACACCTACCTACTTCCTTCATCGACAGTACAAAACATAGGTCTTCGATTAGATAAAAAGCACTACTGGATACAAGCAAACGTGAAAAACCTAACAGATCAACTATATTATAATTCAGCGGTTTATTCCAATCAATACATCGCTTCACCTGGTCGCAACTGGAGTGTTACATTAGGTCTAAAACTATAA
- a CDS encoding PepSY domain-containing protein: MTKFLLKTHRIFGLIFLPIMLVWFISGYFMLLGGFPHISKQWVNQHQPLLPKKVITNKSVTSYREISYCAYGWREINQINNTEKDTVFLSIYTTTKPVACDQYAQHLTKEQPTKKIILEDLDTWIPWSRLKKDLPIYKYTYNDGLQLYISSRTGEVVQRTTTKERWIAYFGAIPHWLYFKWLRQHTSTWINVIKVLCVFCLIAIVSGYLYGWIIFFKARKSNPYKRKNHKYHFALGLPAGLIILTWTLSGFFSLHHVAPSWAPIGVKKKVKSIWTPQPITVQQNLTSIDYTKPIVAISWKNIGGKVMTKMIDHEGQETFYNPGSVKSNFWTPLYLKERFKQLLPKNEITMTKGENNQLNIKVNDQGKSTFTFDLIKGELIHYEDSNTRLNNFLYRGLHAFKIGKLNHYPIIRISLILIFLTIGTAVLITGLFITIHKK; this comes from the coding sequence ATGACTAAATTTCTTTTGAAAACCCATCGCATCTTTGGACTGATTTTTCTTCCTATCATGTTAGTATGGTTTATTAGTGGATACTTTATGTTGTTAGGGGGATTCCCACATATCTCAAAACAGTGGGTAAACCAACACCAACCGTTGTTGCCAAAAAAAGTCATTACCAACAAATCGGTCACATCATATAGAGAAATAAGTTATTGTGCTTATGGGTGGAGAGAAATTAATCAAATTAACAATACTGAGAAAGACACCGTCTTTCTCAGTATTTACACCACAACAAAACCCGTGGCATGCGATCAATATGCCCAACACCTAACGAAAGAACAACCAACTAAAAAGATCATATTAGAAGATCTTGATACTTGGATACCATGGAGTCGGTTAAAAAAAGATCTCCCTATTTACAAATACACCTACAACGATGGCTTGCAACTTTATATATCGTCACGTACAGGTGAAGTAGTACAGCGGACTACAACCAAAGAGCGTTGGATTGCCTATTTTGGAGCCATCCCACATTGGCTATACTTCAAATGGCTAAGACAACATACATCAACATGGATCAACGTAATTAAAGTACTATGTGTCTTCTGTCTCATAGCTATCGTATCTGGTTACCTATATGGCTGGATTATTTTCTTTAAAGCAAGAAAAAGCAATCCATATAAAAGGAAAAATCATAAATATCATTTTGCATTAGGTCTACCTGCAGGACTTATTATTTTAACATGGACACTTAGTGGCTTCTTTTCACTACACCATGTTGCGCCTAGCTGGGCACCTATCGGAGTTAAAAAGAAAGTAAAATCTATCTGGACTCCACAACCCATTACAGTACAACAAAATCTTACTTCAATAGATTACACAAAACCAATTGTCGCCATATCATGGAAGAATATTGGAGGAAAGGTTATGACTAAAATGATAGACCACGAAGGACAGGAAACTTTTTACAATCCAGGTAGTGTAAAATCGAACTTTTGGACCCCTCTCTATCTTAAAGAGCGTTTCAAACAACTACTTCCCAAGAATGAAATCACCATGACAAAAGGGGAAAACAATCAACTCAATATTAAAGTTAATGATCAGGGGAAGAGCACATTCACATTTGATCTAATAAAAGGAGAATTAATCCACTACGAAGATAGCAATACACGGCTAAATAATTTTCTCTATCGAGGACTACACGCATTCAAGATCGGAAAACTAAACCATTACCCGATAATTAGAATTTCTCTAATACTAATATTCTTAACTATCGGAACTGCCGTACTAATCACTGGACTTTTTATTACAATCCACAAGAAATAA
- the leuB gene encoding 3-isopropylmalate dehydrogenase, which yields MKLNIAVLAGDGIGPEIVDQALKVVNAVANKFGHDVSTKEGIVGATAIDQVGDPYPEATHEICMNADAVLFGAIGDPRFDNDPTAKVRPEQGLLRMRKQLGLYANLRPVTTFPSLLHKSPLRKELVEGADFLCLRELTGGIYFGDKGRTEDGNGAYDHCVYTKEEVERILHLAYKFALQRDKRVTVVDKANVLETSRLWREVAQKIEKEYPEVETDYMFVDNAAMQIIQWPKKFDVMVTENMFGDILTDEASVITGSLGLLPSASVGTHTSVFEPIHGSYPQAAGKDIANPIATILSAAMMFETAFDMKDEGALIRKAVLASMDAGVVTEDIDKEKSCKTSEVGDWIANYISVN from the coding sequence GTAGTAAATGCAGTTGCAAATAAATTTGGACATGATGTTTCGACAAAAGAGGGTATAGTAGGAGCTACTGCTATTGATCAAGTGGGAGATCCTTATCCTGAAGCAACACATGAAATTTGTATGAATGCAGATGCAGTTTTGTTTGGTGCTATAGGTGATCCTCGTTTTGATAATGACCCAACCGCGAAGGTACGTCCAGAACAAGGATTATTAAGAATGCGTAAGCAGCTAGGTTTATATGCAAACCTTCGCCCTGTGACTACTTTTCCCTCTTTGCTACATAAATCACCACTACGAAAAGAGCTTGTTGAAGGAGCCGATTTCCTATGTTTGCGAGAGCTTACTGGTGGTATCTATTTTGGTGATAAAGGGCGTACAGAAGATGGTAATGGTGCTTATGACCATTGTGTATATACCAAAGAAGAAGTAGAACGTATTTTGCATCTTGCTTATAAGTTTGCATTACAAAGAGATAAACGAGTGACTGTTGTTGATAAAGCCAACGTTTTAGAAACATCACGCCTATGGAGAGAGGTGGCACAGAAAATCGAGAAAGAGTATCCTGAGGTGGAGACAGATTATATGTTTGTGGATAATGCTGCAATGCAAATTATCCAATGGCCAAAGAAATTTGATGTGATGGTCACAGAGAACATGTTCGGGGATATTCTAACCGATGAGGCAAGTGTGATCACCGGCTCTCTTGGGCTTCTTCCTTCTGCATCAGTTGGAACACACACGAGTGTTTTTGAACCAATTCACGGTTCATATCCGCAAGCAGCAGGTAAAGATATTGCAAATCCTATTGCAACAATCCTCTCTGCTGCCATGATGTTTGAAACTGCTTTTGACATGAAAGATGAAGGTGCATTGATCCGTAAAGCGGTCTTGGCTTCCATGGATGCAGGAGTGGTAACCGAAGATATCGACAAAGAGAAAAGTTGTAAAACATCGGAAGTTGGAGATTGGATTGCCAACTATATCTCAGTAAATTAA